CGGGTGTTCGCGCGGGGTACGGGCTGAACCGAAGACCGTCACCTTGCGCCGACCTTTGAATGAGTCGAGCACCCGGAACGCGTTTTCGAGTTCTCGCAGCGCTTGCAGTGTGATCTTGGCGTTCCAGCGATTGCGGTCGTCTTGGGCCATGCGCAAAACGGTCAGCACCATGTCGCGATACAGTGCGGCATTCGGGCTGTCTGGCGCCACGACGCCGATTTGTTCCTCGACCTGACTCAAGAGGTCAGCGGCGTCTCGCTGGAAGTGGCGAGATAAAACATCGTTAGGTTCATAAGGCATTAAAGCGATCTCCTTGTGCAGAATCATCGACCCTTCCTCTTCGAGAGGGTCGCGACGCATCATGCATCGCTGCGGACAGTCCTATGAGCAAGGCTGGTTCGGATGAACTGATTCATTCATCCACATTGATTCTGCCTCTGTCCTGGGTTTAAGAAAAACGTGGTCGATGATGTGCTCATCCGGTGAGCGCTGGCAACTGGCCGAAGCATGAATCATGTGTTGTCAGGTTTCAGGGCGCGGCAGGCGCTTGAAAGGAGGAGACAGGTCTTTGCTGAGCAGAGGCGATGAGGCGGGGAAGGTGCGGATGCTTCGGCTGAAGCTCTTGGCGAACTGCACGATGGGTCAAACGAAAGCCTGACGGGGATCGGGCAGCTCAGCCAATAGAACGTATTACTTCTTGGCAGGCTTCGCGGCGCAGTCGGCAGCGGTGAAGACCTGACTGGTGATCGGACGGTTGGTCTTGTACTCGGAGAATTGATACTTGAGCGTTGCGCCTTTAGCCATCAATTGACGATACCCCGTGTTGTGGCAAACGCTGTTACCGAGCTGGCTGCGCACTGAGTCCGGATCAGAGCGCATTTGCTGCGCCTGGCCTGCTTGCACGCTCAGGTGGTTGATCAGCTCTTTACCGTTAACGGTGTAGCCTTGGTCAAGAATGTCTTCGTTGATCGCGCGTGGCGTACCGACGCTGCTTTCCTTCGCAACTTTTTCCAGCATTTTGCTCAGTTCGAAATCCTGCTTGGACGCCGCTTGGGCGCACAGCGGAGCGACGAGTAAAAGCGTGAGGGTAGGGGCGATGAGGCGCAGCATTAAATTCTCCTGGTTCAGTGAATGGGCGTTGGACCCACCATAGGTGCATGCGTTCACTGGCGGCAATTGTGCTTTTGAGGCGCGCCAGTATAGGTGAGTCGCTGCGCCACACACCAGCCGGTGCGAAGGTTCTGATAGAATCCGGCGACTTTTCCCCTTGGGTTTTCACGCGTCGATGCACCTCCTTTTCTTGATGAACAACCCGCTGAGCCTGCCGCAATGAGCCACGCCGTTTCCCGCCTCCGTGACGAGCGTCTGGCTCGCAGCACCAAGCCATTTGTTGCCAGAGGATCGCGCGCGCCTCGCTGTGCTGGTTGTCGTGTGATCGACAGTTATTGTCTGTGCGCCTGGAAACCCAAGGTCGATGCCGCCTCCGCAGTGTGCCTGCTGATGTACGACACCGAGCCGCTGAAACCTACCAATACGGGCTGGTTGATTGCGGACGTGATCGAAGACACCCAAGCGTTTGGCTGGTCGCGTACGGACGTTGACCCGCAACTGCTGGCATCGCTCGCAGACCCGCAGTGGCAGCCTTATATTGTGTTTCCGGGGGAGTTCGTGGTGCCGGAGCGCGTAGTCACAGAAGTGAAGGTCGAGCCTGGAAAGCGCCCGCTGTTCATCTTGCTGGACGCCACCTGGACCGAAGCGCGAAAGATGTTTCGCAAGAGCCCGTACCTCAACCATCTGCCAGTGTTGAGTCTGGAGCCGGAGCAGATTTCACGCTATCGGCTGCGTCGCTCCAGGCGCGATGACCATTTCTGTACTGCGGAGGTCGCAGCGCTGTGTCTTGAATTGGCGGACGATCAGGTCGCTGCGGGTGTTCTCGATGCCTATCTGGACGTGTTCAGCGCACATTATCTTGGTGCAAAGTACCAGCGGCCGGTCAATCCGGATGACGCATCACACACCCATCTCAAGGCTTTTCTGTAAGCGCGGCGGGAGTCGCGACCAGCTCACCGTGTTTGCGCGGCCACAGCTGCGCCAGCAACATGCCCGCCAGCATTAACGCACAGCCCAGATAACCGCGTAATTGCAGCGACTCACCCAGCAGCCAAGCGCCCGCGATTGCCGCAAACACCGCTTCCATTGAAAAGATAATGGCGGCGTGGGAGGCAATGGCGTCTTTCTGCGCCACCACTTGCAGGGTGTAGCCGATGCCGACCGCCACGATGCCGCCATAAAGCAGGGCGGGCAGGGCGTCTGTGATAGAGGGCAGGTCAATGGGTTCGAGGCAGAGCGCCAGCACCATGCTGACCACCGAGCAAGTGACGAACTGCAGAAATGCGAGACGGATAGGGTCATGACGACTGGCAAACACGCCTACCAACACGACATGCCCGCCCCACACAAAAGCACCGATCAGTTGCAGCCAGTCCCCTGATGCCACTTGGAAATTGTCGCCCACGCTGAGCAGAAACATCCCGATCACTGCCAGCACGCAACCGATCCAGATGCCGGCCCCGGTTTTGTGCCCCAGCATCAATCCCAGAAGCGGGACTACAATCACATACAGCCCGGTGATGAAGCCGGAGTTGGTGACGCTGGTAAACAGCAGGCCAACCTGTTGAAGATTGATGCCCAGCGCCAGCACGACTCCCATGATGATCCCGCCCCGCAACAGGCCTGGGGAGAACAAGGATTCCGGCGCCTGGCCTTGGGCAGGACGACGCAGCACCAGCGGCAAAAGGCATAGGGACCCCAAGGCAAAGCGAAGTCCGGAAAACAGATAAGGCCCGATGTGATTCATGCCGGCGGTCTGTGCGACGAAGCCGGAACCCCAGATGATCGCCGTGAGAAGCATCAGTAAATCGGCGCGCAAGGCGTGTTTTCTCATCAGACAGCTCGGCGAGTAACGGGGCGCAGACTTTGCCGCAAACGGCCGAACTTGACCACCCCGGATTCGCTGGGCATCCTTGGCGCCGCATGAATGCTTGAACGCCTTGTTCTGTGTGCTTTGGCGTTAAATGCGCCTGGTTGGCGCACTGTGTATGTGTTGGCATTTTAGGATGTCACCGCGGGGGCCGAATCCGTCAGCGCTCGCTAAAAAAAACAGGATCATGAAATGACCTACGAAATCCTGATCGCCGATGACCATCCTCTTTTCCGAAGTGCCTTGCACCAGGCCTTGACGTTGGGGCTGGGTCCGGATGCACGTCTGGTTGAGGCCGAAAGCATCGCCCAGCTGGAGGCTCGCCTGAGCGAAAAGTCTGACTGGGACCTGGTGTTGCTCGATTTGAACATGCCTGGCGCCTATGGATTTTCAGGATTGGTGCTGCTGCGCGGCCAATATCCACAGGTTCCCGTGGTGATGGTTTCGGCGCAGGAAGAGGCTTCAGTGGTGGTGCGCTCCAGGGAGTTCGGCGCCAGCGGTTTCATTCCCAAGTCCAGTTCGCTGGAGACCATTCAGCAAGCGGTACGGCTGGTGCTGGACGGCGACGTCTGGTGGCCGCCGCAAGTGAATGAAACGATCAGCGTTTCAGCCGAGGCCAAGGCAGCCAGCGAAGGTCTGGCCAGTCTGACGCCTCAGCAGTTTCGCGTTCTGACCATGGTCTGCGAAGGCTTGCTGAATAAGCAGATTGCTTATGAGTTGAGCGTGTCGGAAGCGACCATCAAGGCCCACGTCACGGCGATCTTCCGCAAGTTGAACGTGCGTACGCGCACCCAGGCCGCGTTGTTGCTGCAACAATTGGAATCGATTTCCCCCAACTGACGTGCTCGAAATCGAACGTTTTCAGGGTCTTCAGCGTTCAGTCTTCACACTTTTTTGACTGCCGTCGGACTAGCCTCCCCCGTCCTAATTATCAGTAGCCTTATCTATGTCGTCGCCCTTCAAAGGCCAAACCGGTCTCAAACGTATCCTCAATGCATCGGGCTACTCGCTCGATGGCCTGACTGCTGCTTTCAAGGGTGAGGCAGCGTTCCGTCAATTGGTCCTGCTCAACGTCATTTTGATCCCCTTGTCGTTTCTGTTTCATGTCAGCCGTGTCGAACGGGCCCTGTTGATAGCCGTGTGTCTGCTTGCGTTGATCGTCGAATTGCTTAACTCGGCCATCGAAGCGGCGATTGATCGCATCTCGCTGGACCGCCACCCGCTGTCGAAGAACGCCAAAGATATGGGCAGCGCGGCTCAGTTTGTGGCGCTGACCATGATCGCCGTGGTGTGGGCGCTGATCCTGCTGGGTTGATCAGGCAATGCTGGGCAGCACGATCTCATCACTGCGGCGCACACCCGCAGTGAATGAGCGGCACAAATCGAGAAACTCACGAATCGCTGACGTCTGGTACTTCTGCT
The DNA window shown above is from Pseudomonas sp. BSw22131 and carries:
- a CDS encoding quorum-sensing-regulated virulence factor family protein, giving the protein MLRLIAPTLTLLLVAPLCAQAASKQDFELSKMLEKVAKESSVGTPRAINEDILDQGYTVNGKELINHLSVQAGQAQQMRSDPDSVRSQLGNSVCHNTGYRQLMAKGATLKYQFSEYKTNRPITSQVFTAADCAAKPAKK
- a CDS encoding tRNA-uridine aminocarboxypropyltransferase, with amino-acid sequence MSHAVSRLRDERLARSTKPFVARGSRAPRCAGCRVIDSYCLCAWKPKVDAASAVCLLMYDTEPLKPTNTGWLIADVIEDTQAFGWSRTDVDPQLLASLADPQWQPYIVFPGEFVVPERVVTEVKVEPGKRPLFILLDATWTEARKMFRKSPYLNHLPVLSLEPEQISRYRLRRSRRDDHFCTAEVAALCLELADDQVAAGVLDAYLDVFSAHYLGAKYQRPVNPDDASHTHLKAFL
- a CDS encoding DMT family transporter — its product is MRKHALRADLLMLLTAIIWGSGFVAQTAGMNHIGPYLFSGLRFALGSLCLLPLVLRRPAQGQAPESLFSPGLLRGGIIMGVVLALGINLQQVGLLFTSVTNSGFITGLYVIVVPLLGLMLGHKTGAGIWIGCVLAVIGMFLLSVGDNFQVASGDWLQLIGAFVWGGHVVLVGVFASRHDPIRLAFLQFVTCSVVSMVLALCLEPIDLPSITDALPALLYGGIVAVGIGYTLQVVAQKDAIASHAAIIFSMEAVFAAIAGAWLLGESLQLRGYLGCALMLAGMLLAQLWPRKHGELVATPAALTEKP
- the erdR gene encoding response regulator transcription factor ErdR → MTYEILIADDHPLFRSALHQALTLGLGPDARLVEAESIAQLEARLSEKSDWDLVLLDLNMPGAYGFSGLVLLRGQYPQVPVVMVSAQEEASVVVRSREFGASGFIPKSSSLETIQQAVRLVLDGDVWWPPQVNETISVSAEAKAASEGLASLTPQQFRVLTMVCEGLLNKQIAYELSVSEATIKAHVTAIFRKLNVRTRTQAALLLQQLESISPN
- a CDS encoding diacylglycerol kinase, coding for MSSPFKGQTGLKRILNASGYSLDGLTAAFKGEAAFRQLVLLNVILIPLSFLFHVSRVERALLIAVCLLALIVELLNSAIEAAIDRISLDRHPLSKNAKDMGSAAQFVALTMIAVVWALILLG